Proteins encoded by one window of Hylaeus volcanicus isolate JK05 chromosome 7, UHH_iyHylVolc1.0_haploid, whole genome shotgun sequence:
- the LOC128880111 gene encoding carbonic anhydrase-related protein 10 has protein sequence MAPFSSVFLGVWGVFVIVLIQEARPVSWEEWWTYDGISGPGFWGLINPEWWLCHKGRRQSPVNLEPSRLLFDPNLQPLNLDKHKVSGVLANTGHSVVFAVNDNDTRHPVNISGGPLSYRYQFHEIHLHFGLDDRTGSEHTVDGHAFPAELQIFGFNSLLYNNFSDALHRAQGIVAVSLLLQVGDRSNPELRIFTEQLDNIKYEGQTMEIKRFVVHELLPDTKYYMTYDGSTTMPACHETTTWIILNKPIYITKQQLLALRQLMQGDKNHPTAPLGNNFRPPQPLHHRPVRTNIDFNNAPGSKNCPTMYRDVYYKANSWK, from the exons ATGGCCCCATTCAGTTCCGTCTTCCTGGGCGTCTGGGGAGTGTTTGTTATCGTTTTGATACAAG AAGCTAGGCCCGTCAGCTGGGAGGAATGGTGGACCTATGACGGTATTTCCG GTCCCGGCTTCTGGGGTCTCATCAATCCCGAGTGGTGGCTCTGCCACAAAGGCAGACGCCAATCGCCGGTGAACCTCGAGCCTTCCAGGCTTCTCTTCGACCCGAACCTTCAGCCCCTGAATCTGGACAAGCACAAGGTCAGCGGGGTCCTCGCGAACACCGGCCACAGCGTGGTCTTCGCCGTGAACGACAACGACACGCGTCATCCCGTCAACATCTCTGGCGGGCCCCTCAGCTACCGTTACCAGTTCCACGAGATCCATCTGCACTTTGGCCTGGACGATCGGACTGGTAGCGAGCACACGGTGGATGGACACGCGTTTCCTGCAGAG CTGCAAATATTCGGATTCAACTCGCTGCTCTACAACAACTTCTCGGACGCCCTGCACAGGGCGCAGGGCATCGTCGCCGTGTCGCTGCTCCTCCAG GTGGGGGATCGCTCGAACCCGGAGCTGCGAATATTCACCGAACAGCTGGATAATATCAAATACGAAG GCCAGACGATGGAGATTAAGCGTTTCGTGGTGCACGAACTCCTGCCGGACACGAAATATTACATGACGTACGACGGCTCCACCACGATGCCAGCCTGCCACGAGACCACCACGTGGATCATCCTGAACAAGCCGATATACATCACGAAGCAGCAG CTTCTCGCGCTGCGGCAGCTAATGCAGGGTGACAAGAATCATCCAACCGCCCCgcttggaaataattttcgacCGCCGCAGCCGCTTCATCATCGTCCCGTGCGAACGAACATCGACTTCAACAACGCTCCG GGATCGAAAAACTGCCCGACGATGTATAGGGACGTATATTACAAAG CAAACAGCTGGAAATAA